In the genome of Candoia aspera isolate rCanAsp1 chromosome 1, rCanAsp1.hap2, whole genome shotgun sequence, one region contains:
- the LOC134495754 gene encoding interleukin-17F-like has translation MALCAYLCLIHPGILLQIRLLVLVLAVGNLAHGGNSNKNKMEGSARMTDDNCPTQPEIQENAKFPETVKVHIHLPHGEPVNRMLHDVKNRSLSPWDYSVKEDPNRFPYIISEASCRYTVCLDSTGNGLNYAMNSVPIQQEILVLRRKHIGCKQTYWLEKQVVTVGCTCAFPASKAYQKKIF, from the exons ATGGCACTTTGTGCTTACCTATGTCTGATACATCcaggaattcttttacagatcaGGCTGCTGGTACTGGTGCTTGCAGTGGGGAATTTAGCCCATGGAggaaacagtaataaaaacaagatgGAAGGCAGTGCAAGAATGACTGACGACAACTGCCCAACTCAGCCAGAAATCCAAGAGAATGCCAAGTTCCCAGAGACAGTGAAGGTGCACATACATCTTCCTCATGGAGAACCAGTCAACAGGATGCTTCATGATGTCAAAAACAGATCTCTTTCTCCATGGGATTACAG TGTTAAGGAAGATCCTAACAGATTCCCATACATAATTTCTGAAGCCAGCTGCCGCTATACCGTTTGCCTGGATTCCACAGGGAATGGTCTAAACTATGCTATGAACTCTGTTCCTATTCAGCAGGAGATCTTAGTTCTCAGACGCAAGCAtattggttgcaagcaaacctattGGCTGGAGAAACAGGTGGTCACTGTTGGCTGCACCTGTGCCTTTCCTGCTTCCAAAGCGTACCAGAAGAAGATTTTTTAA